In Lolium rigidum isolate FL_2022 chromosome 3, APGP_CSIRO_Lrig_0.1, whole genome shotgun sequence, the genomic window TGGGCGTGGACAAGTGGAGTCATGTGCTTTGGGGCAGGTTTCCTCCACCGGAGAGTACAAGGTGATCCGTATAGCTACTATTGGTGACAGACAGCTGTGCGAAGTCATCACCCTTGACGGCGCAAACTGTGGAAAATGGAGAGGAAAGCAGAGCCCTCCAGCCCTTATCTTTGCCAGTCGCGGTGAACACATGAGATGTGCCGTCATGGATGGAGTGGTGTATTTCTTGATGGATTTTTACTCCACTTATTCCAGTACAGGGGTGCTAACCATTGAACCCGGCAGCATAGCTTCGTTCAACCTGGAGACAGAGGAGTGGATGGGTACTCTGCGGGGTCCGGGACCGGTACGCACGTTTGTTGAGGACCATGAGAATTTCTGTTATGGGCATCTCAATCTACAGTTGTCATTGGCTGAACTGGATTTCTCCCTAGTGACAGTTCACAACAACCATAACATCTCTATGGACTTGTGGTTCCTGACAGAGTTTGAGAATGCAATCTGGGAGAAGAAATACTATATTCCTCCACCTATTGCTCATTTGGGTGTGCATCCTTTTCTGGTACTACATGATGGGAGGATATTGTTTTCTCATGCAGGGGGACTTCTAAAAAGCTATGATCCAAAAACCGGAGCTTACGCTGATGCATTGGAAGTGAGGGATTCCAGATCCATTGGCATATACACGGGAAGCCTGCTGAGTCTTTAGAGCTACTTTTACTGCTGAGGTGTGTCAATGATTAGTGACAATTTTACTTTTACGCTTTCAAAGTTTTTCTTGCATGTGTTCAACAATTTTATGAGAATCATTTGCATTTAACCGTTCCATTATCAATATCCTGGTTAGATGTTTTGTTAGTGCGTTAATGCGAAGTCTTATGTGCTCTGTTCGGTTATAGACTCAGGATATTAAAGTTGTTTTTTTCACAGCATAATACTACATGCCTACTGCAACATCCAAGGGGACAAGTATAATTATTTTACACAAAACATAAGTGGATGAATGCATTTCCCCATTTATTATTATCCAGTATGGCAGTATGTTTCTgttgtttatttattttatggTGATATGCATACAATTAGGTAAATAATGTATTAATATCCAGGAGCTACCTTAGTATGTGTAagtgttatggtgctgctagagggatggcgtgagagggccggccgggggccttgcccacggccggtggcaagagggaagggatttccttcttaattcttgcttgattagattgatacgtctcctctccttatatagaggtttacttgacccctaagcaaacgacCCTTATCTCTCATTAACCCTAAGACTAACGGGCTATACAgccagcccaagcccattacgtactctaacactacactgcaacctaaacaaaccatgactcgacgcaacacaaacctaacacctaaaaacgagccttttacatctcggcttgttttattactctcaacctgaaatggactgggatgctttattgttgacccctgaacataaagtggacaccatccgcccgtcggacgtgcacctgtacagccacctggatcccatggaaaccagcgggacaaaaggagcatgcgcggtggccggcggcggaatgcagtggtgctacacggtgcgctcctgtcggtgacaccatgccttctccccgccggatgactgtcgatggcgcagactttgaggtcgctgcccgcgggaaaaacagCATGTCCGCGGCCCGTGcgggaaaccgcacgcccaagatccccgacgcagcggacgagatcgaggtccgttgcgcaacgaagcgca contains:
- the LOC124702578 gene encoding F-box/kelch-repeat protein At3g23880-like, whose translation is MSVNVSESSGTGDASSSSTTLDPLSSSSPVRLPAVRLACCLPTVAMVSSQLLPAASSLGDLPRDALVEILLRIPAKDLCRLRAVCPSWRALTSSPLFVAEHKSRHTAPLLAVAYRDQDMANGVDVVDLSGNIVRRIPSIESDIAVEDESGHVFAVIPVSHDSISVLRTRLDRICFTRELYPLGLWVLNPATGVTLVLPQCHSEELAHDDEIRANYGRGQVESCALGQVSSTGEYKVIRIATIGDRQLCEVITLDGANCGKWRGKQSPPALIFASRGEHMRCAVMDGVVYFLMDFYSTYSSTGVLTIEPGSIASFNLETEEWMGTLRGPGPVRTFVEDHENFCYGHLNLQLSLAELDFSLVTVHNNHNISMDLWFLTEFENAIWEKKYYIPPPIAHLGVHPFLVLHDGRILFSHAGGLLKSYDPKTGAYADALEVRDSRSIGIYTGSLLSL